Proteins encoded by one window of Nocardia goodfellowii:
- the nhaA gene encoding Na+/H+ antiporter NhaA, which yields MIKQVRSELTRYLRTETVGGALLLVAAAVALLWVNSPWGASYTSISETVLPIEPLHLELSVADWTKDGLLAIFFFVAGLEVKRELVVGELADKRRAALPIIAAAGGVVMPALIALSIGWGMPGMDKGWAIPVATDIAFALAVLAMTGSRVPTSARVFLLSLAVVDDLLAIILIAVLFTATVSVLWLLAAAAACAGWWLAQHKRLRTPFVYVPLALVCWYALHEAGIHPTLAGVALGLLTRVRPDTGEDEAPATRLEHLIQPISAGVCVPLFALFASGVPLDGAVFGQMFTDRLALAIILGLLFGKIIGIFGISWVAIRFGIAKRPQDLEYRDMFALSVLGAIGFTVSLLVAELALDGSSVELAKAAVLVTSMAASLAGSALLLRRGRVHQARRDAESTHRRLGRAVGSRDMEEGSTK from the coding sequence GTGATCAAGCAAGTGCGTTCCGAGTTGACTCGATATCTACGGACCGAGACTGTCGGCGGCGCACTCCTTCTCGTCGCGGCTGCGGTCGCCTTGCTCTGGGTTAACTCCCCCTGGGGCGCGAGTTACACCTCCATCTCCGAGACAGTGCTGCCGATCGAGCCGCTGCACCTGGAACTCTCCGTAGCCGACTGGACCAAAGACGGTCTGCTGGCCATCTTCTTCTTCGTGGCGGGCCTCGAGGTCAAACGCGAGCTGGTGGTGGGCGAGCTCGCGGACAAACGCCGTGCCGCCCTGCCGATCATCGCCGCGGCCGGCGGTGTGGTCATGCCCGCGCTGATCGCGCTGAGCATCGGCTGGGGCATGCCGGGTATGGACAAGGGGTGGGCCATTCCGGTGGCCACCGATATCGCGTTCGCCCTGGCCGTACTCGCCATGACCGGGTCGCGGGTGCCGACGAGTGCGCGGGTGTTCCTGCTCAGCCTCGCGGTGGTCGACGATCTGCTGGCCATCATCCTGATCGCGGTGCTGTTCACGGCCACGGTGTCGGTGCTGTGGCTACTCGCCGCCGCGGCGGCCTGCGCGGGCTGGTGGCTGGCGCAGCACAAGCGGCTGCGCACCCCGTTCGTCTATGTTCCGTTGGCGCTGGTGTGCTGGTACGCGCTGCACGAGGCCGGTATCCATCCGACGCTGGCCGGTGTCGCGCTGGGCCTGCTGACCAGGGTGCGACCGGACACCGGGGAAGACGAAGCGCCCGCGACCCGCCTCGAACACCTGATACAGCCCATCTCCGCCGGGGTGTGCGTGCCGCTGTTCGCGCTGTTCGCCTCTGGTGTTCCGCTGGACGGCGCGGTGTTCGGGCAGATGTTCACCGACCGCCTCGCGCTGGCCATCATTCTCGGCCTGCTGTTCGGGAAGATCATCGGAATCTTCGGAATCAGCTGGGTGGCAATCCGGTTCGGGATCGCCAAACGACCACAAGATCTGGAATATCGCGACATGTTCGCCCTGTCGGTGCTCGGCGCGATCGGATTCACCGTTAGCCTGCTTGTGGCAGAGCTCGCGCTCGATGGCAGCTCCGTCGAATTGGCGAAGGCGGCGGTGTTGGTCACCTCAATGGCGGCATCGCTCGCCGGTTCGGCGCTACTGTTGCGACGTGGGCGTGTCCATCAGGCGCGGCGCGACGCAGAAAGCACACACCGCAGGCTGGGCCGGGCTGTGGGATCTCGAGACATGGAAGAAGGGTCGACGAAGTGA
- a CDS encoding ABC transporter permease, which produces MPDLEKPSADARPGQEYYVAPPDEVEVLATDKVVENGAPTSIWADAWRQLRRNPIFVVAMLMILFVMVVVFFPTLFTSQDPQYCDGAFSMSPRSSGHPFGFDKQGCDIYARTVYGARASVAAGVGSAMLFLLIGGTLGALAGFYGGLLDSVVSRVGEVFYAIPLMLAAIVLMQLLDQRTIFTVIAILAMFTWPQAARIARSAVIEARNSEYVTAAKALGVSRFRTLLRHVVPNAAGPLIVVTTIWLGVFIVTEATLSFLGVGLPRTIVSWGSDIAQARIDIRTSPILFYPATALALTVLSFIMLGDAVRDALDPKARKR; this is translated from the coding sequence ATGCCTGACCTCGAGAAGCCCAGCGCCGACGCCCGGCCCGGGCAGGAGTATTACGTCGCGCCGCCCGACGAGGTGGAGGTGCTGGCCACCGACAAGGTCGTCGAGAACGGGGCTCCGACCAGTATCTGGGCCGACGCGTGGCGACAGCTGCGGCGCAATCCCATCTTTGTCGTGGCCATGCTGATGATCCTGTTCGTCATGGTGGTGGTGTTCTTCCCGACGCTGTTCACCAGCCAGGATCCGCAGTACTGCGACGGAGCTTTCAGCATGTCGCCGCGCAGTTCCGGGCATCCGTTCGGCTTCGACAAACAGGGCTGTGACATCTACGCCCGAACCGTCTACGGCGCACGGGCTTCCGTGGCGGCTGGGGTCGGTTCGGCGATGCTGTTCCTGCTGATCGGCGGCACCCTCGGGGCGTTGGCCGGGTTCTACGGCGGACTGCTCGATTCCGTGGTGTCCCGGGTGGGCGAAGTCTTCTACGCCATCCCGCTGATGCTGGCCGCCATCGTGCTGATGCAGTTGCTCGACCAGCGGACGATCTTCACCGTCATTGCCATCCTGGCGATGTTCACCTGGCCCCAGGCGGCGCGTATCGCCCGCAGCGCGGTGATCGAAGCCAGGAACAGTGAATACGTGACGGCGGCGAAAGCACTCGGTGTTTCCCGATTCCGGACGCTGCTGCGGCACGTGGTGCCCAACGCGGCCGGGCCTTTGATCGTGGTGACCACGATCTGGCTCGGCGTCTTCATCGTCACCGAGGCGACGCTGTCGTTCCTCGGTGTCGGTTTGCCGCGCACGATCGTGTCCTGGGGTTCCGATATCGCCCAGGCGCGCATCGACATCCGCACCTCGCCGATTCTGTTCTATCCCGCGACCGCGCTCGCGCTGACCGTGCTGAGTTTCATCATGCTCGGTGACGCGGTGCGCGACGCACTCGATCCGAAAGCCAGGAAGAGGTGA
- a CDS encoding NUDIX hydrolase, whose translation MNLEPQNAPAWLRPAVESADTDAADTLSLARAMRRAMTVLQEPRQAAVLVLFSGSAEGSARALPDDADVLLTQRASSMRQHRGQVAFPGGAVDPGDQGPVDTALREACEETGVRREDVVPLAVMPKLFVPPSRFDVTPVLGYWRNPAEVRVVNTGETERVVRVPLSELLDPANRFMVRRTGYQSPAFQVDGMLVWGLTGGILHGIFKNAGWELDWDQNDVRDLEQALAALGMTL comes from the coding sequence ATGAACCTCGAGCCGCAGAACGCCCCCGCGTGGTTGCGCCCCGCGGTCGAGTCCGCGGATACCGACGCCGCCGACACCCTGTCCCTGGCGCGGGCGATGCGCCGGGCCATGACCGTGCTGCAGGAACCGCGGCAGGCAGCGGTCCTGGTGCTGTTCAGCGGTTCCGCCGAGGGCAGTGCCCGCGCGCTCCCCGACGACGCGGATGTGCTGCTCACCCAACGGGCTTCGAGCATGCGGCAGCACCGCGGGCAGGTCGCGTTTCCGGGCGGCGCGGTGGATCCGGGCGATCAGGGCCCGGTCGACACCGCCCTGCGCGAGGCCTGTGAGGAGACCGGCGTGCGGCGCGAGGACGTGGTCCCGCTGGCCGTGATGCCGAAGCTGTTCGTTCCGCCCTCGCGCTTCGATGTGACGCCGGTGCTCGGCTACTGGCGCAACCCCGCCGAGGTTCGGGTGGTGAACACGGGGGAGACCGAGCGGGTGGTGCGGGTTCCGCTGTCGGAACTGCTCGATCCCGCGAATCGATTCATGGTGCGCCGCACCGGTTATCAGAGCCCCGCGTTCCAGGTCGACGGGATGCTGGTCTGGGGTCTGACCGGCGGCATCCTGCACGGCATCTTCAAAAACGCCGGCTGGGAACTGGATTGGGACCAGAATGACGTGCGTGATCTCGAACAAGCGCTGGCCGCGTTGGGGATGACGCTATGA
- a CDS encoding phage holin family protein, whose protein sequence is MSFAQGNGNDGARLTSIPLTDANPPGSASFGTLVRDATEQMSTLVRAEVALAKAEVTGEVKKGLQGSVYFILALTVLLFSSFFFFFFLGELLDVWLARWAAFLIVFLLMVATTALLGLLGWLRVKKLRAPEKTIDSLKQAKSVLPSGFGHSTHETPYSLDK, encoded by the coding sequence GTGAGTTTCGCACAGGGGAACGGGAATGACGGCGCGCGCTTGACCTCAATTCCCTTGACCGACGCCAATCCGCCCGGATCGGCGAGCTTCGGCACCCTGGTCCGCGACGCCACCGAGCAGATGTCGACGCTGGTGCGGGCCGAGGTCGCGCTGGCCAAGGCAGAGGTCACCGGGGAGGTCAAGAAGGGCCTGCAGGGCAGCGTCTACTTCATCCTCGCGCTGACCGTGCTGCTGTTCAGCAGTTTCTTTTTCTTCTTCTTCCTCGGCGAGCTGCTGGATGTGTGGCTGGCGCGCTGGGCCGCGTTCCTGATCGTGTTCCTGCTGATGGTCGCGACCACCGCGCTGCTCGGGCTGCTCGGCTGGTTGCGGGTCAAGAAGCTGCGGGCGCCGGAGAAGACCATCGACTCGCTGAAGCAGGCCAAGAGCGTGCTGCCCAGCGGATTCGGACACAGCACTCACGAAACCCCTTACTCGCTGGACAAGTAG
- a CDS encoding ABC transporter permease, producing MAWYILRRLLQMIPVFLGATLLIYAMVFLIPGDPIKALAGEKPLTPGVEAALRARYNLDKPFLMQYLYYLKGIVTFDFGTAFSGRPVRDELARAFPITIKLALMAVAIEGIFGIIFGLISGLRKGKLFDSTMLVISLVIIAVPVFVVGFLAQFVLGVKWGIAPVTVTGKASYGELLVPAFVLGSLSFAYVLRLTRNSVAENMTADYVRTATAKGLSRPRVITVHILRNSMIPVITFLGADLGALMGGAIVTEGIFNIPGVGGTLYQAVVRGEPPTVVSFVTVLIVIFLISNLLIDLVYAALDPRIRYA from the coding sequence ATGGCTTGGTATATCCTGCGGCGTCTGCTCCAGATGATCCCCGTCTTCCTCGGGGCGACGTTGCTGATCTATGCGATGGTGTTCTTGATCCCGGGTGACCCGATCAAGGCGCTGGCCGGTGAGAAACCACTGACACCGGGTGTGGAGGCCGCGCTGCGGGCTCGCTACAACCTCGACAAACCCTTCCTGATGCAATACCTGTACTACCTGAAGGGCATCGTCACCTTCGATTTCGGCACGGCCTTCTCCGGCCGGCCGGTGCGGGACGAACTCGCCCGCGCGTTCCCGATCACGATCAAACTGGCCCTGATGGCCGTCGCCATCGAGGGCATCTTCGGCATCATCTTCGGCCTGATCTCGGGCCTGCGTAAGGGCAAACTGTTCGACTCCACCATGCTGGTCATCAGCCTGGTGATCATCGCGGTGCCAGTGTTCGTCGTCGGCTTCCTGGCGCAGTTCGTGCTGGGTGTGAAGTGGGGAATCGCGCCGGTGACGGTGACCGGCAAGGCCAGTTACGGTGAGCTGCTCGTCCCGGCCTTCGTGCTCGGGTCCCTGTCGTTCGCCTATGTGCTGCGGCTGACCCGGAACTCGGTGGCGGAGAACATGACCGCCGACTACGTGCGGACCGCGACCGCCAAGGGATTGAGCCGTCCACGCGTCATCACCGTGCACATTTTGCGCAACTCGATGATCCCGGTGATCACCTTCCTGGGCGCCGATCTCGGCGCGCTGATGGGCGGCGCGATCGTCACCGAGGGCATCTTCAATATCCCCGGCGTCGGCGGCACGCTGTATCAGGCGGTGGTGCGTGGTGAGCCGCCCACGGTGGTCTCCTTCGTCACGGTGCTCATCGTGATCTTCCTGATCTCGAATCTCCTGATCGACCTCGTCTATGCCGCACTCGACCCGAGGATCCGCTATGCCTGA
- a CDS encoding peptide ABC transporter substrate-binding protein produces MRFNRAIALTAAALVATSLGLTACSSSDDSADAGIVTVNGGEPQNPLVPSNTNENMGGRVVDRLYAGLKYYDANGKAHNEMAEKIETTDRQNYKITIKPDWKFTDGTVVKAKNFVDAWNYGALGTNAQLQSYVYASIAGFDEVSAEPPKAQTMKGLKVVDDRTFTVELTQPSIDFELSLGYAPYYPLPDVAFKDMKAFGEAPVGNGPYKFKTWEHNVKIDLDKNPDYQGGRPAKNDGLRFVHYQSFDTAYADLQGGNLDALDTIPASALSTYKNDLGDRAISKPTAQNQHIGIQSSVPHFGGEEGVLRRKAISMAINREQICDKIFHGTRKPALDFTASTLPGFNGNLPGVENLKYNPDEAKKVWAQADAISPWSGQYQFSYNSDGGHQEWAEAVINSIKNTLGIDAVATPYPTFKQIRDEVNAKTIGKAFRYGWQGDYPTMLQFLTSQYFSFSDTNNVDYNNPEFDRLLKAALAASSEEESYKLVGEAQALMIKDMADIPLWDYIAAAGVSDRVKGELAWSGLFDFENLELK; encoded by the coding sequence TTGAGATTCAACAGAGCAATCGCGCTGACCGCGGCAGCACTGGTGGCCACAAGCCTCGGGTTGACCGCCTGTTCATCGTCGGACGACAGTGCCGACGCCGGCATCGTTACGGTCAACGGCGGTGAGCCGCAGAACCCCTTGGTGCCTTCGAATACCAACGAGAACATGGGTGGTCGAGTTGTCGACCGTCTCTACGCCGGGCTGAAGTACTACGACGCCAACGGCAAGGCGCACAACGAGATGGCCGAGAAGATCGAGACGACCGATCGCCAGAACTACAAGATCACGATCAAGCCGGACTGGAAGTTCACCGACGGCACCGTCGTGAAGGCGAAGAACTTCGTCGATGCCTGGAACTACGGCGCGCTCGGCACCAATGCCCAGTTACAGAGCTACGTCTACGCCTCGATCGCCGGCTTCGACGAGGTATCGGCCGAGCCGCCGAAGGCCCAGACCATGAAGGGGCTCAAGGTCGTCGACGACCGGACCTTCACCGTCGAGCTCACCCAGCCCTCCATCGACTTCGAACTGAGTCTCGGTTACGCGCCGTACTATCCGCTGCCCGATGTCGCGTTCAAGGACATGAAGGCCTTCGGTGAGGCGCCGGTCGGCAACGGCCCCTACAAGTTCAAGACGTGGGAACACAACGTCAAGATCGATCTGGACAAGAACCCGGATTACCAGGGCGGCCGCCCGGCCAAGAACGACGGCCTGCGGTTCGTGCACTACCAGTCCTTCGATACGGCCTACGCCGATCTGCAGGGCGGAAACCTGGACGCGCTCGACACCATCCCGGCCAGCGCGCTGTCGACCTACAAGAACGACCTCGGCGACCGCGCGATCAGCAAGCCGACCGCGCAGAACCAGCACATCGGCATCCAGAGCAGCGTTCCGCACTTCGGCGGCGAAGAAGGCGTGCTGCGCCGCAAGGCGATCTCGATGGCGATCAACCGGGAACAGATCTGCGACAAGATCTTCCACGGCACCCGCAAGCCCGCGCTCGACTTCACCGCGAGCACCCTGCCCGGCTTCAACGGCAACCTGCCCGGCGTCGAGAACCTGAAGTACAACCCGGATGAGGCCAAGAAGGTGTGGGCGCAGGCCGACGCTATCTCCCCGTGGTCGGGCCAGTACCAGTTCTCCTACAACTCCGACGGCGGCCACCAGGAATGGGCCGAGGCCGTGATCAACAGCATCAAGAACACCCTCGGCATCGACGCCGTCGCCACCCCGTACCCGACCTTCAAGCAGATCCGTGACGAGGTCAACGCCAAGACCATCGGGAAGGCGTTCCGCTACGGCTGGCAGGGCGACTACCCGACCATGCTGCAGTTCCTCACCTCGCAGTACTTCAGCTTCTCCGACACCAACAACGTCGACTACAACAACCCGGAGTTCGACCGGTTGCTGAAGGCCGCGCTCGCCGCGTCGAGCGAGGAGGAGTCCTACAAGCTGGTCGGTGAGGCACAGGCCCTGATGATCAAGGACATGGCCGACATTCCGCTGTGGGATTACATTGCCGCCGCGGGCGTTTCGGACCGTGTCAAGGGCGAGCTCGCCTGGAGCGGCCTGTTCGACTTCGAGAACCTCGAGCTCAAGTAA
- a CDS encoding MarP family serine protease, translating into MTSSVWLDIAVVLLALLAASSGWRQGAVASALAFLGVVLGAVAGILIAPHILQHVDEGRTRVLTGVLLIVLLVIVGEVAGMVLGRAARGGMRHPFTRSVDSVTGAVLQAVAVLVTAWLLALPLATSSQPAIATAINGSRVLADVNQIAPNWLRKVPNEFSKLLNTSGLPDVIGPFGRASTAPVAAPDPSVLASPVAARLQQSVLRIRGVAPSCQRALEGSGFVIADERVITNAHVVAGTTSVSVDTARGPLDATVVLFDPSRDVAVLKVPGLTAPQVERAPEPATSGESAIVLGYPGGGPYTASAARVRETLELTGPTIYRNGTVEREVYTVRGLVRAGNSGGPLVDTEGQVLGIVFGAAVTDDDTGYVLTLNEIQPDITAATAANTPINTGACVLS; encoded by the coding sequence ATGACGTCCTCGGTGTGGCTCGACATCGCCGTCGTGCTGCTCGCGCTGCTCGCCGCGTCCTCCGGCTGGCGGCAGGGCGCGGTGGCCTCGGCGCTGGCGTTCCTCGGTGTGGTGCTCGGCGCGGTCGCCGGCATCCTGATCGCCCCGCACATCCTGCAGCACGTCGACGAGGGCCGCACCCGGGTGCTCACCGGTGTGCTGCTGATCGTGCTGCTGGTGATCGTCGGTGAGGTGGCCGGCATGGTGCTGGGCCGCGCCGCACGCGGCGGGATGCGGCATCCGTTCACCCGCAGTGTGGACAGCGTGACCGGCGCGGTACTGCAGGCGGTCGCGGTGCTGGTCACCGCGTGGCTGCTGGCGCTGCCGCTGGCCACCTCCTCCCAGCCCGCGATCGCGACGGCGATCAACGGCTCCCGGGTGCTGGCCGATGTCAACCAGATCGCGCCGAACTGGCTGCGCAAGGTACCGAACGAATTTTCCAAGCTGCTCAATACTTCCGGGCTGCCCGATGTCATCGGGCCGTTCGGCCGTGCGTCCACGGCGCCGGTCGCGGCGCCGGATCCGAGCGTGCTGGCCAGCCCGGTCGCGGCCAGGTTGCAGCAGAGTGTGCTGCGCATCCGCGGCGTCGCGCCGAGTTGCCAGCGGGCGCTGGAGGGTTCGGGCTTCGTGATCGCCGACGAGCGGGTGATCACCAACGCGCACGTCGTCGCGGGGACCACCAGCGTCTCGGTGGACACCGCGCGCGGACCGCTGGACGCGACCGTCGTGCTGTTCGATCCGTCGCGCGATGTCGCGGTGCTGAAGGTGCCCGGACTCACCGCGCCCCAGGTCGAGCGCGCACCCGAGCCGGCGACCTCGGGTGAGAGCGCCATCGTGCTCGGCTATCCCGGTGGCGGCCCGTACACGGCCAGCGCGGCCCGCGTCCGCGAGACGCTGGAGCTGACCGGCCCGACGATCTACCGCAACGGCACCGTGGAGCGCGAGGTCTACACCGTGCGCGGTCTGGTGCGGGCGGGCAATTCCGGCGGACCGCTGGTGGATACCGAAGGTCAGGTGCTGGGCATCGTCTTCGGCGCCGCCGTCACCGACGACGACACCGGATACGTGTTGACGCTCAACGAGATCCAGCCGGACATTACCGCCGCCACGGCCGCGAACACCCCGATCAATACGGGTGCCTGCGTCCTCAGCTGA
- a CDS encoding alpha/beta fold hydrolase: MSSNSFPDPSSVRYDGPWTHRDVHANGIRFHVVEAEETQDRVDAPLVVLLHGFADFWWSWRHQLTGLADLGYRVVSVDLRGYGDTDKPPRGYDGWTLAGDIAGLIRALGHTDATLIGHADGGLVCWTTAVLHPRLVRSIALVSSPHPAALKSAVLRDGSQRKAWLPNFLRYQLPRYPEHLLTTADGFEVERLLRQRVSGTWSGTAEFVDTARRMRSAIQIPGAAHCALEYQRWAFRSQWRPDGRRFMASMRVPVGVEVLALRGELDGYVLPRTFQRGHQWAPGARLVGIADAAHFAHQENPEAVTSELAQFLAR; the protein is encoded by the coding sequence GTGTCGTCGAATAGCTTTCCGGATCCGTCCAGCGTCCGTTACGACGGACCGTGGACGCATCGGGACGTCCATGCCAACGGCATCCGCTTCCATGTCGTCGAAGCCGAGGAAACCCAGGACCGGGTAGACGCGCCGCTTGTGGTGCTGCTGCACGGTTTCGCCGATTTCTGGTGGTCCTGGCGGCATCAGCTGACCGGGCTGGCCGACCTCGGCTACCGCGTGGTCTCGGTGGACCTGCGCGGCTACGGCGACACCGACAAACCGCCGCGCGGCTACGACGGCTGGACGCTGGCGGGCGATATCGCCGGGCTCATCCGCGCTCTCGGCCACACCGACGCGACGCTGATCGGACATGCCGACGGCGGGCTCGTCTGCTGGACCACTGCGGTCCTGCATCCCCGTCTGGTGCGATCCATCGCGCTGGTCAGCTCCCCGCATCCGGCGGCGCTGAAGAGCGCGGTGCTGCGCGACGGCAGCCAGCGCAAGGCCTGGCTGCCGAACTTCCTGCGCTACCAGCTTCCCCGCTATCCGGAGCATCTGTTGACCACCGCCGACGGATTCGAGGTGGAACGGCTGCTGCGCCAGCGGGTCAGCGGGACCTGGTCGGGCACGGCGGAGTTCGTCGATACCGCGCGGCGGATGCGCTCGGCCATCCAGATTCCGGGCGCGGCGCACTGTGCGCTGGAATATCAGCGCTGGGCCTTCCGCAGCCAGTGGCGTCCGGACGGCCGCCGGTTCATGGCTTCGATGCGGGTGCCGGTGGGCGTGGAGGTGCTGGCGCTGCGGGGTGAGCTGGACGGCTATGTGCTGCCGCGCACCTTCCAGCGCGGTCACCAGTGGGCGCCCGGCGCACGGTTGGTCGGCATTGCCGATGCCGCGCATTTCGCGCACCAGGAGAACCCGGAGGCGGTCACCTCCGAGCTCGCCCAGTTCTTGGCCCGATAG
- the acs gene encoding acetate--CoA ligase — MTETTADHQDSYPPSPEFAAAANADASLYAQAEADRDKFWAAQADRLHWHQRWSQVLDWTDAPVAKWFVDGKLNVAYNCVDRHVLAGHGGQVAIHWEGEPGDSRDLTYNELLAEVSRTANYLTELGLEAGDRVAIYMPMIPEAIIAMLACARLGLTHSVVFAGFSPTALRQRVDDAGARLIITTDGQWRRGTAAPLKAAVDEALGTDPTTVEHVLVVRRTEIEVPWTQGRDLWWHDTVGQASPEHQAQPFDAEHPLFILYTSGTTGKPKGILHTTGGYLTQAAYTHHNVFDHKPGQDIYWCTADIGWVTGHTYIVYGPLANRTTQIVYEGTPNHPDEHRHWNIIEKYGVTIYYTAPTLVRTFMKWGKEIPAAHNLSSLRVLGSVGEPINPEAWRWYRENIGANRTPIVDTWWQTETGSIMISPLPGITATKPGAAMSPLPGITAKVVDEEGKPVQLGETEANGYLVLDQPWPSMLRGIWGDMDRYRSTYWERYAAQGWYFAGDGAKLDADGDLWVLGRVDDVMNVSGHRISTAEVESALVGHSGVAEAAVVGATDATTGQGIVAFVILTAEAKDTGTALIDELKAEVARAISPIARPREIHVVPELPKTRSGKIMRRLLRDVAEGRELGDTSTLVDPNVFEAIRASRA, encoded by the coding sequence ATGACCGAAACCACTGCCGATCATCAGGATTCGTACCCGCCGTCGCCGGAGTTCGCCGCCGCGGCCAATGCGGATGCCTCGCTCTACGCGCAGGCCGAAGCCGATCGCGACAAGTTCTGGGCCGCGCAGGCCGACCGGCTGCACTGGCACCAGCGCTGGTCGCAAGTCCTGGACTGGACCGACGCCCCCGTGGCGAAGTGGTTCGTCGACGGCAAACTCAACGTCGCCTACAACTGTGTGGACCGGCACGTACTCGCCGGGCACGGCGGCCAAGTCGCCATCCACTGGGAAGGCGAACCCGGCGATTCCCGCGACCTCACCTACAACGAGTTGCTCGCCGAAGTCTCCCGAACCGCAAACTATCTCACCGAACTCGGGCTCGAAGCCGGAGACCGCGTCGCGATCTACATGCCGATGATCCCCGAAGCGATCATCGCCATGCTGGCCTGCGCCCGGCTCGGACTGACACACTCGGTGGTCTTCGCCGGGTTCTCCCCCACCGCGCTACGCCAACGCGTCGACGACGCCGGCGCCAGGCTGATCATCACCACCGACGGCCAATGGCGGCGCGGGACCGCGGCCCCCCTGAAAGCCGCCGTGGACGAAGCACTCGGCACTGACCCGACAACCGTCGAACACGTACTCGTGGTGCGCCGCACCGAGATCGAAGTGCCCTGGACCCAAGGCCGCGACCTGTGGTGGCACGACACCGTCGGCCAAGCCTCCCCCGAACACCAAGCACAACCCTTCGACGCCGAACACCCGCTGTTCATCCTCTACACCTCCGGCACCACCGGAAAACCCAAAGGCATCCTGCACACCACCGGCGGCTACCTCACCCAAGCCGCCTACACCCACCACAACGTCTTCGACCACAAACCAGGACAAGACATCTACTGGTGCACCGCCGACATCGGCTGGGTCACCGGACACACCTACATCGTCTACGGACCACTGGCCAACCGCACCACCCAAATCGTCTACGAAGGCACCCCCAACCACCCCGACGAACACCGCCACTGGAACATCATCGAAAAATACGGCGTCACCATCTACTACACCGCCCCCACCCTGGTACGCACCTTCATGAAATGGGGCAAAGAAATCCCCGCCGCCCACAACCTGTCCTCCCTGCGCGTCCTCGGCTCGGTCGGCGAACCCATCAACCCCGAAGCCTGGCGCTGGTACCGAGAAAACATCGGCGCCAACCGCACCCCCATCGTCGACACCTGGTGGCAAACCGAAACCGGATCCATCATGATCTCCCCACTGCCCGGCATCACCGCCACCAAACCAGGCGCCGCCATGTCTCCGCTGCCCGGGATCACGGCGAAAGTGGTCGACGAGGAAGGCAAGCCGGTGCAGCTCGGCGAGACCGAGGCCAACGGCTACCTGGTGCTGGACCAGCCGTGGCCCTCCATGCTGCGCGGCATCTGGGGCGATATGGACCGCTACCGGTCGACCTATTGGGAGCGCTACGCCGCTCAGGGCTGGTACTTCGCCGGTGACGGCGCGAAGCTGGATGCCGACGGTGACCTGTGGGTGCTCGGGCGCGTGGACGACGTCATGAACGTCTCGGGCCACCGCATCTCCACCGCCGAAGTCGAATCAGCACTCGTCGGGCACTCCGGCGTCGCCGAAGCCGCCGTCGTCGGCGCGACCGACGCGACCACCGGACAGGGCATCGTGGCGTTCGTGATCCTCACGGCCGAGGCCAAGGACACCGGCACCGCGCTGATCGACGAACTGAAGGCGGAGGTCGCACGCGCGATCAGCCCGATCGCCCGGCCGCGGGAAATCCACGTGGTGCCGGAACTGCCGAAAACCCGCAGCGGCAAGATCATGCGGCGATTGCTGCGGGACGTGGCCGAGGGACGCGAACTGGGCGACACCTCCACGCTGGTCGACCCGAACGTCTTCGAGGCGATCCGGGCCAGCCGCGCCTGA
- a CDS encoding TlpA family protein disulfide reductase, translating into MKQVPVAVRWALAGLITVVALAVAVWPRGGGETAPGPQVQQSAQVSDALRAAAGLAACPRPAPGASATGPLAGRTLDCLADGEPVDLAAALAGKPALLNLWAYWCGPCRQELPDLQQYAQRAGDAITVLTVHSDPQAATALSLLTDLHVTLPGVLDPEAGVRAAVGAPAVLPVSVLVRADGSIAEVVVRRFTSVDDIADTVAAKLGVRP; encoded by the coding sequence GTGAAGCAGGTTCCGGTCGCGGTGCGCTGGGCGTTGGCGGGATTGATCACGGTGGTGGCCCTGGCCGTCGCGGTGTGGCCGCGCGGCGGCGGCGAGACCGCACCCGGACCTCAGGTCCAGCAGAGCGCTCAGGTTTCCGACGCGCTGCGCGCCGCGGCCGGGCTGGCGGCCTGTCCGCGACCCGCGCCCGGCGCCTCCGCTACCGGCCCGCTCGCCGGGCGCACCCTGGACTGCCTGGCCGACGGCGAGCCGGTGGACCTGGCCGCCGCGCTCGCGGGTAAGCCCGCGCTGCTCAACCTGTGGGCCTACTGGTGCGGTCCCTGCCGGCAGGAGTTGCCGGATCTGCAGCAGTACGCGCAGCGCGCCGGCGACGCGATTACCGTGCTGACTGTGCACAGCGATCCCCAGGCGGCCACCGCGTTGTCGTTGCTGACAGACCTGCACGTCACGCTGCCCGGTGTGCTCGACCCCGAGGCCGGAGTACGGGCGGCGGTGGGCGCTCCCGCGGTGCTGCCGGTCTCGGTGCTGGTCCGCGCGGACGGCTCCATCGCCGAGGTGGTGGTCCGCCGCTTCACGAGCGTCGACGACATCGCCGATACCGTGGCCGCGAAGCTCGGAGTTCGCCCGTGA